The following DNA comes from Nitrogeniibacter aestuarii.
ATGTCTTCGGGTGGGGCGCCGAGGTCTTCTTCGAGCTGGGCGCGCAGTTGCTCGAAGGGCAGGGGCGGGGCCTCGTCCTGCAGCTTGCTCAGCTCGTCGATCCATTCCGGCGGGAACAGGTCGACGCGCGTGGCGAGCACCTGGCCCAGCTTGACGAAGCTCGGGCCCAGTTCTTCAAGCGCGCGCCGCACCCGGGCCGGAGGCGCCAGGTGGGCGAGCTCTTCCGGCGCACGCCAGTTGAGCGCCTTGCCGGCTTTTTCGAGCGCGCCGGACATGCCGATCCGGCGCACCATGTCGCCGAAGCCGTAACGGATCAGGACCGAGGCAATGTCATGCAGGCGCCCCAGATCGCGCACCGCGCCCAGCGCATCCCAGAGCATCAGCGGCCCTTGCCGCGATCTGCGGCGTCCTGGAGTCGGTCGGCAATGCCGCGCAGGAAACCCGCGGTGAGCCCGGCCATGAGTTTGCCACCAGCCTGCAGCGTCTTGGTGCCGTCGCTGACGGCCTCTTTGGTCACTTCCGCCATGGTCTGGGTCAGGCGTGTCTGGATGGCGAACAACTCCTTGCCGGCGGCCGTGCCGTGGATGCGCGCATGGTCAGCGAGCTGACCGAGTGTGTTCTGCGCAGCCCCCGTGGCCTGCTTGGCGCCCTTGGTGAGCGTGTCGGCCATCAGCGTCTGCAAGGACTTGACGTCATCGAGCAGGCTTGAAAACTCTTCGGATGAATAGGCCTTGCCCTCGCTGCGGGCCTCCTGAATGGCCAGCGAGGTGGCCTCGGCGAAATTGCGCAACGCGCCATCCATGCCGTGCATGGCTTCCTTGATGGCTTCTTCCATGCGGGCGCTGCGACGCGACGCGCCCTCGCGAATGCCGTCGGTCACGGTGGCGAAGGTCTCGCGCATGCCCGTGGTGTCAAGCGGTCGGCCTGAGAGCGCGTCCACCGTCAGTTGGCGAACACGTTCGGCGATCTCCTTGGGGTCTTCCTGCAGGGCGTCGCTGACCTGCTGTTCAAGCGGTTTCTGTTCCATGAGGCACCTCCGTATCGGATTCACCTCCATGGCAGCACTCGGCGATGCTGGCGTCAAGTCGACGACGGCGAATAC
Coding sequences within:
- a CDS encoding DUF6781 family protein, with amino-acid sequence MEQKPLEQQVSDALQEDPKEIAERVRQLTVDALSGRPLDTTGMRETFATVTDGIREGASRRSARMEEAIKEAMHGMDGALRNFAEATSLAIQEARSEGKAYSSEEFSSLLDDVKSLQTLMADTLTKGAKQATGAAQNTLGQLADHARIHGTAAGKELFAIQTRLTQTMAEVTKEAVSDGTKTLQAGGKLMAGLTAGFLRGIADRLQDAADRGKGR